CGTGGACGTCGCGAACGAGGTACGCATATCTGCACCTGCCCGACCAATTGTGCTAGAACCCTGACGAGCGAGGCGAGATCGTGCACATTGTCCTAGTGGAACCTGAAATTCCGGCCAACACCGGCAACATCTCAAGAACCTGCGCGGTGACAGGCTGTGTCCTGCACTTGATTCGTCCGCTCGGTTTTTCGACAGACGACCGGCAGTTGAAGCGCGCAGGGCTCGATTATTGGCACTTGCTGGACGTCCGCTACCACGACTCGATTCAGGAATTGTGGGCGCTGCATCCGGACGCCCGTTTTTTCTACGTCGAGACGCAGGGCAAGCATCTCTACACGGAAGTGACATACGGCCCGGATGATTTTTTGGTGTTTGGGAAGGAAACCAAGGGGCTGCCGCCTGACATCCTGGCTGCCAACGAGGAGACGACTGTGCGCATCCCGATTCGCGACGAAGCCCGGTCGCTGAACCTGTCGAACGCGGTCGCGATTGTCGCCTTCGAAGCCTTGCGTCAAAACGGGTTTCCAGGCTTGCGCTAGGCAGCAGCCGAGACGGACGGCACCCGGTAGGAGGAACCCATCTGACAACCCAATTGACGACCCTGCTGTTTGACCTTGACGGCACGCTCCTGCCGCTGGATTTGAACACGTTTCTCAAGGGGTACTTCGAAGCCCTCGTGCCGAGAATTGCCCATCTCGTCGACCGACGCAAGATCGTCGACCAAATCATGCAGGCCACACAAGCGATGATGCTCAATGAAGACGCGTCATTCACGAATGAAGAAGTCTTTAAGGCGTCGTTTTTTCGGATCGTTGACGTGCCGGAAGAACAAATCTGGCCAATATTCGATGCGTTTTACCGCGAGGCGTTTGGGGAACTGCGTCATCTGACACAGCCCAGCCCTATTTCTCGGGAAA
Above is a genomic segment from Alicyclobacillus cycloheptanicus containing:
- a CDS encoding tRNA (cytidine(34)-2'-O)-methyltransferase, translated to MHIVLVEPEIPANTGNISRTCAVTGCVLHLIRPLGFSTDDRQLKRAGLDYWHLLDVRYHDSIQELWALHPDARFFYVETQGKHLYTEVTYGPDDFLVFGKETKGLPPDILAANEETTVRIPIRDEARSLNLSNAVAIVAFEALRQNGFPGLR